The Streptomyces luteogriseus genome includes a window with the following:
- a CDS encoding ArsI/CadI family heavy metal resistance metalloenzyme, whose product MSRVQLALRVADLDASVVFYSKLFGTEPAKLRDGYANFAIAEPPLKLVLIEGRAGEDTRLDHLGVEVASTEAVHAATARLSEAGLATTEEGDTTCCYALQDKVWVHGPGREPWEVYVVKADAGPLAKQQGSTCCTDPADADTEEPAVTGGCC is encoded by the coding sequence ATGTCCCGCGTTCAGCTGGCCCTCCGCGTCGCTGATCTCGACGCGTCCGTCGTCTTCTACAGCAAGCTGTTCGGCACCGAGCCCGCCAAACTCCGTGACGGATACGCCAACTTCGCCATCGCCGAGCCGCCGCTCAAGCTCGTACTGATCGAGGGACGGGCGGGCGAGGACACCCGGCTGGACCATCTCGGCGTCGAAGTCGCATCGACCGAGGCCGTCCACGCCGCCACCGCCCGGCTGAGCGAGGCCGGCCTGGCCACCACCGAGGAGGGCGACACCACCTGTTGCTACGCCCTCCAGGACAAGGTCTGGGTGCACGGTCCCGGCCGGGAACCCTGGGAGGTGTACGTGGTCAAGGCAGACGCCGGGCCCCTCGCCAAGCAGCAGGGCAGCACCTGCTGCACCGATCCGGCCGATGCCGACACCGAGGAACCGGCCGTCACAGGCGGCTGCTGCTGA
- a CDS encoding FAD-dependent oxidoreductase, whose product MNASTTDQSPVVVIGAGPIGLAAAAHLVERGIEPLVLEAGPSAGTAVRDWAHVRLFSPWAEVTDPAAEKLLAPTGWVRPDDTAYPTGGDWAEQYLQPLAAALGDKVRYGVTVTGVARAGRDRTVDADRDEQPFTIHTLGTDGREERITARAVIDASGTWSTPGPMGADGLPALGEKTAADRISYRVPDLEDPAVRARHAGKRTAVIGSGASAFTTLAHLADLAEEEQGTHATWVLRRGIGAHTFGGGEADELPARGALGLRAKAAVENGCASAVTGFRTAMVDRVGDQLVLVAEDGRRLDPVDEVIVLTGFRPDLSFLSEVRLGLDERLRAPTALAPLIDPNVHSCGTVYPHGVNELSHPEQDIYLVGMKSYGRAPTFLAMTGYEQVRSISAAIAGDREAAERVELTLPETGVCGGAGLYDEPDAAQNGRGGGCCGAPATLRIDTGTPTATGGC is encoded by the coding sequence GTGAACGCGTCCACCACCGACCAGTCGCCCGTCGTGGTCATCGGTGCCGGCCCGATCGGCCTGGCCGCCGCCGCCCACCTGGTCGAGCGCGGTATCGAGCCCCTGGTCCTCGAAGCCGGGCCGTCCGCGGGCACCGCCGTACGCGACTGGGCGCATGTGCGGCTGTTCTCACCGTGGGCCGAGGTCACCGACCCGGCCGCCGAGAAGCTCCTCGCCCCCACCGGCTGGGTGCGCCCCGATGACACCGCCTACCCGACCGGCGGCGACTGGGCCGAGCAGTACCTGCAGCCGCTCGCCGCCGCCCTCGGCGACAAGGTTCGCTACGGCGTCACGGTGACCGGCGTCGCCCGCGCGGGCCGCGACCGCACCGTCGACGCCGATCGCGACGAGCAGCCCTTCACCATCCACACCCTGGGGACGGACGGCCGCGAGGAGCGGATCACCGCCCGCGCCGTGATCGATGCCTCCGGCACCTGGTCCACCCCCGGTCCGATGGGCGCCGACGGCCTGCCCGCCCTCGGCGAGAAGACCGCCGCCGACCGCATCTCCTACCGCGTCCCCGACCTCGAGGACCCGGCCGTCCGTGCCCGCCACGCAGGCAAGCGCACCGCGGTCATCGGCTCCGGCGCCTCCGCCTTCACCACGCTGGCCCACCTCGCCGACCTGGCCGAGGAGGAGCAGGGCACGCACGCGACGTGGGTCCTGCGACGCGGCATCGGCGCACACACCTTCGGCGGAGGCGAGGCCGACGAGCTGCCCGCGCGCGGCGCCCTGGGCCTGCGCGCCAAGGCCGCCGTCGAGAACGGCTGTGCGAGCGCGGTCACCGGCTTCCGTACAGCCATGGTGGACCGCGTCGGCGACCAGCTGGTCCTGGTCGCCGAGGACGGCCGCCGACTGGACCCGGTCGACGAGGTCATCGTGCTGACCGGCTTCCGCCCCGACCTGTCCTTCCTTTCCGAGGTCCGTCTCGGACTGGACGAGCGTCTGCGGGCGCCGACGGCCCTGGCCCCGCTGATCGACCCGAACGTGCACTCCTGCGGAACCGTCTACCCGCACGGCGTGAACGAGCTCTCCCACCCGGAGCAGGACATCTACCTGGTCGGCATGAAGTCCTACGGCCGCGCCCCCACGTTCCTCGCCATGACCGGCTACGAGCAGGTCCGCTCCATCAGCGCCGCGATCGCCGGCGACCGCGAGGCCGCCGAACGCGTCGAGCTGACCCTGCCCGAGACCGGCGTGTGCGGAGGCGCGGGACTGTACGACGAACCCGACGCGGCCCAGAACGGCCGGGGCGGCGGATGCTGCGGCGCCCCGGCCACCCTGCGGATCGACACCGGAACCCCTACCGCCACCGGCGGTTGCTGA
- a CDS encoding NAD(P)-binding domain-containing protein, which produces MTAAAVAASGAFGRPCRPTLPGQDDFTGPVAHAADYRSPVPFAGRRVVVVGAGNPAVQIAAELAQVTR; this is translated from the coding sequence GTGACAGCGGCCGCGGTCGCAGCGTCCGGCGCTTTCGGCCGTCCGTGCCGACCGACGCTGCCGGGGCAGGACGACTTCACCGGCCCGGTGGCGCACGCCGCCGACTACCGCAGCCCAGTCCCGTTCGCCGGGCGGCGGGTCGTCGTGGTCGGGGCGGGAAACCCTGCGGTGCAGATTGCCGCCGAGCTCGCCCAGGTGACCCGGTGA
- a CDS encoding ArsR/SmtB family transcription factor — MSNTSVLPLIEAEGPEAVAPCCPPLTERPFTAEEAETAARMFKALGDPVRLRLFSAVASHAAGEACVCDISDVGVSQPTVSHHLKKLKEAGLLTSERRGTWVYYRVEPSVLAAMGKLLTLGPAAV; from the coding sequence ATGTCGAATACGAGCGTGTTGCCGCTGATCGAGGCCGAGGGACCCGAGGCCGTCGCGCCGTGCTGCCCGCCGCTCACCGAGCGTCCGTTCACCGCGGAGGAGGCCGAGACGGCCGCGCGGATGTTCAAGGCGCTCGGCGACCCGGTGCGGCTGCGCCTGTTCTCGGCCGTGGCCTCGCACGCGGCCGGTGAGGCGTGCGTGTGCGACATCTCCGACGTCGGCGTCTCCCAGCCGACCGTCTCCCATCACCTGAAGAAGCTCAAGGAGGCCGGGCTGCTGACCTCCGAGCGGCGAGGTACCTGGGTGTACTACCGGGTCGAGCCCTCGGTGCTGGCGGCCATGGGCAAGCTGCTCACCCTGGGGCCGGCTGCTGTCTGA
- a CDS encoding MurR/RpiR family transcriptional regulator, producing MSVTDSPAARLQALFEGHRLTPTQRRIAHSMVRRAADVPFLSSVELAELAGVSQPSVTRFAVALGFDGYPALRRHLREVAPAEPAADAGSHNEYQQAVEAEIENLRHLAEALADPGPVQRAGRLLAASRPLLVLGLRAAAAQAHGFAYFAAKVHPDVRLLGEGGTMLQDRIDAAVRAGASTLLCFALPRHPREVVDTLAYAKEAGLTVVTVADSAFAPVAKVSDLLLPAAVGTGLAFDTACAPMLLGRVLLEAMCDGLPQAQSRLEEFDTKAAARGLFVD from the coding sequence ATGAGCGTGACCGACAGCCCTGCCGCGCGGCTGCAGGCGCTCTTCGAGGGCCACCGGCTCACGCCGACCCAGCGGCGCATCGCGCACAGCATGGTGCGGCGCGCCGCCGACGTGCCGTTCCTGTCGAGTGTGGAGCTCGCCGAGCTGGCCGGGGTCAGCCAGCCGTCCGTGACCCGCTTCGCCGTCGCCCTCGGCTTCGACGGCTACCCCGCGCTGCGCCGCCATCTGCGCGAGGTCGCCCCCGCCGAACCCGCCGCGGACGCCGGGTCGCACAACGAGTACCAGCAGGCCGTCGAGGCCGAGATCGAGAACCTGAGGCACCTGGCGGAGGCACTGGCCGACCCCGGACCCGTCCAGCGCGCGGGACGCCTCCTCGCGGCCTCCCGCCCGCTGCTCGTCCTCGGCCTGCGGGCGGCCGCGGCCCAGGCACACGGCTTCGCCTACTTCGCCGCCAAGGTCCATCCCGACGTACGGCTGCTCGGTGAGGGCGGCACGATGCTCCAGGACCGCATCGACGCCGCCGTCCGGGCCGGCGCGAGCACGCTGCTCTGTTTCGCGCTGCCCCGGCACCCCCGCGAGGTCGTCGACACCCTCGCCTACGCCAAGGAGGCCGGGCTGACCGTCGTCACGGTCGCCGACTCCGCCTTCGCGCCCGTCGCCAAGGTGTCCGACCTGCTGCTGCCCGCCGCCGTCGGCACCGGCCTCGCCTTCGACACGGCCTGCGCGCCGATGCTGCTCGGCCGGGTGCTGCTGGAGGCCATGTGCGACGGCCTGCCCCAGGCCCAGTCCCGCCTGGAGGAGTTCGACACGAAGGCGGCGGCGCGGGGCCTGTTCGTCGACTGA
- a CDS encoding diaminopimelate decarboxylase, with the protein MLPAVCCYVYSHPGLLNRASQYVGVSARRRRGCLAGCMGAHIEAEEADDTGARRAARRDEAVRAAVEQGLLGPDSPIVGLLDVTGIRESAAELRAAFEAVVAPDTPVLHAFAVKATPLVPVLRLLREEGVGAEVASPGELALARAAGMPPEVTVLDSPAKTPAELREALSLGIAVNADNPQELARIDALMRSSSSRSPLGIRVNPQVGGGSIEALSTATATSKFGVALRDEGAREWVVQAYLDRPWLTRLHAHTGSQGIPLALMARGVAETYALAEEINRRAGRRQVDTLDIGGGLPVNFASEATAPTYARYARLLAEEVPGLLDGRYGLVTEFGRSLLAKHGTVVARVEYAKASGGRAVAVTHAGVQVAARTVYAPGSWPLRISAYDAKGRPKEGPVVVQDVAGPACFAGDLLAEARSMPLLEQGDYAAALDTGAYYFAHHYGYNSLVRPGVYGFGPGGRFAVVRRAQTVEEVVAESGGAEVDALTRAGWEVP; encoded by the coding sequence GTGCTCCCGGCGGTTTGTTGCTACGTCTATTCACATCCTGGACTTCTGAATAGAGCTAGTCAATACGTGGGGGTGTCGGCGCGGCGCCGCCGTGGATGTTTGGCTGGATGCATGGGCGCACACATCGAGGCGGAAGAGGCGGACGACACCGGGGCCCGGCGGGCCGCGCGGCGGGACGAGGCGGTGCGGGCCGCCGTGGAGCAAGGGCTGCTCGGGCCCGACAGCCCCATCGTGGGGCTGCTGGACGTCACCGGCATCCGGGAGTCGGCGGCGGAGCTGCGGGCGGCGTTCGAGGCGGTGGTGGCGCCGGACACGCCCGTGCTGCACGCCTTCGCGGTGAAGGCGACCCCGCTGGTGCCGGTCCTGCGGCTGCTGCGTGAGGAGGGCGTCGGCGCGGAGGTCGCGAGCCCGGGTGAGCTGGCCCTGGCGCGGGCGGCCGGCATGCCGCCGGAGGTGACGGTGCTCGACTCGCCCGCGAAGACGCCGGCCGAGCTGCGCGAGGCGCTGTCCCTGGGCATCGCCGTCAACGCGGACAACCCGCAGGAACTGGCCCGGATCGATGCCCTGATGCGCTCCTCGAGCAGCCGCTCCCCGCTGGGGATCCGGGTGAATCCGCAGGTCGGCGGGGGCTCCATCGAGGCGCTGTCCACAGCCACGGCCACCTCGAAGTTCGGGGTGGCGCTGCGTGACGAGGGGGCCCGGGAGTGGGTCGTCCAGGCGTATCTGGACCGGCCGTGGCTGACCCGGCTGCACGCGCACACCGGGTCCCAGGGCATCCCGCTGGCCCTGATGGCCCGGGGCGTGGCGGAGACGTACGCGCTGGCGGAGGAGATCAACCGGCGGGCCGGGCGGCGGCAGGTGGACACGCTCGACATCGGCGGCGGCCTGCCGGTGAACTTCGCGTCGGAGGCGACGGCTCCGACCTACGCGCGGTACGCACGGCTGCTGGCCGAGGAGGTGCCGGGGCTGCTCGACGGGCGGTACGGGCTGGTCACCGAGTTCGGGCGGTCGCTGCTGGCCAAGCACGGGACGGTGGTGGCGCGGGTCGAGTACGCGAAGGCCTCCGGCGGGCGGGCGGTGGCGGTGACGCACGCCGGGGTGCAGGTGGCCGCGCGGACGGTGTACGCGCCGGGGAGCTGGCCGCTGCGGATCTCCGCGTACGACGCGAAGGGGCGGCCCAAGGAGGGCCCGGTGGTGGTCCAGGACGTCGCGGGGCCGGCCTGTTTCGCGGGGGACCTGCTGGCGGAGGCACGGTCCATGCCGTTGCTGGAGCAGGGGGACTACGCGGCGGCTCTGGACACCGGGGCGTACTACTTCGCCCACCACTACGGGTACAACTCGCTGGTGCGGCCCGGCGTGTACGGCTTCGGGCCGGGTGGACGCTTCGCGGTGGTGCGGCGGGCGCAGACCGTGGAGGAGGTCGTCGCCGAGTCGGGTGGGGCCGAGGTGGACGCGTTGACGCGAGCGGGGTGGGAGGTTCCGTAG
- the hutU gene encoding urocanate hydratase — MSGPRPVRAPRGTEPSALGWQQEAALRMLQNNLDPEVAEHPDKLVVYGGTGKAARDWRSFDAMVRTLKGLKQDETMLVQSGRPVGVMQTHEWAPRVLIANSNLVGDWANWEEFRRLEHLGLTMYGQMTAGSWIYIGTQGILQGTYETFAAVAAKKFGGTLAGTITLTAGLGGMGGAQPLAVTMNDGVAICIDCDPRAIERRIEHRYLDVKADSLAHALQLATEARDQRKPLSIGLLGNAAELLPRMLAEGAPIDIVTDQTSAHDPLAYLPVGVAFEDMADAAAKDPAGFTTRARESMARHVEAMVGFMDAGAEVFDYGNSIRGEAQLAGYDRAFAFPGFVPAYIRPLFCEGKGPFRWAALSGEASDIAKTDKAVLDLFPENESLARWIKMAGERVHFQGLPARICWLGYGERDKAGERFNDMVASGELAAPVVIGRDHLDCGSVASPYRETEAMLDGSDAIADWPLLNAMVNVASGASWVSIHHGGGVGMGRSIHAGQVTVADGTALAGEKIRRVLTNDPGMGVIRHVDAGYDIAESVAGERGVRVPMREGDGA, encoded by the coding sequence ATGTCAGGACCCCGCCCCGTCCGAGCACCGCGCGGCACGGAACCGAGCGCCCTGGGATGGCAGCAGGAAGCCGCCCTGCGGATGCTGCAGAACAACCTCGACCCCGAGGTCGCCGAGCACCCCGACAAGCTCGTCGTCTACGGCGGCACCGGCAAGGCCGCCCGCGACTGGCGCTCCTTCGACGCCATGGTGCGCACGCTGAAGGGGCTGAAGCAGGACGAGACCATGCTGGTCCAGTCCGGCCGGCCCGTCGGCGTCATGCAGACCCACGAGTGGGCCCCGCGCGTCCTCATCGCCAACTCCAACCTCGTCGGCGACTGGGCCAACTGGGAGGAGTTCCGCCGCCTCGAACACCTCGGCCTGACCATGTACGGGCAGATGACCGCCGGTTCCTGGATCTACATCGGCACCCAGGGCATCCTCCAGGGCACCTACGAGACCTTCGCCGCCGTCGCCGCGAAGAAGTTCGGCGGGACGCTGGCCGGAACCATCACCCTGACCGCGGGCCTCGGCGGCATGGGCGGCGCCCAGCCGCTCGCCGTGACGATGAACGACGGCGTGGCCATCTGCATCGACTGCGACCCGCGCGCCATCGAACGGCGCATCGAGCACCGGTACCTCGATGTGAAGGCCGACAGCCTCGCCCACGCGCTCCAGCTGGCCACCGAGGCACGCGACCAGCGCAAGCCGCTGTCCATCGGCCTCCTGGGCAACGCCGCCGAGCTGCTCCCGCGGATGCTCGCCGAGGGCGCCCCGATCGACATCGTCACCGACCAGACCTCGGCCCACGACCCCCTGGCCTACCTGCCGGTCGGCGTCGCCTTCGAGGACATGGCCGACGCCGCCGCCAAGGACCCGGCCGGCTTCACCACCCGGGCCCGCGAGTCCATGGCCCGGCACGTCGAGGCCATGGTCGGCTTCATGGACGCCGGCGCCGAGGTCTTCGACTACGGCAACTCCATCCGCGGCGAGGCCCAACTCGCCGGATACGACCGCGCCTTCGCCTTCCCCGGCTTCGTCCCCGCCTACATCCGCCCCCTGTTCTGCGAGGGCAAGGGCCCCTTCCGCTGGGCCGCCCTGTCCGGCGAGGCCTCCGACATCGCCAAGACCGACAAGGCGGTCCTCGACCTCTTCCCGGAGAACGAGTCCCTGGCCCGCTGGATCAAGATGGCCGGCGAACGCGTCCACTTCCAGGGCCTGCCCGCCCGGATCTGCTGGCTCGGCTACGGCGAGCGCGACAAGGCCGGCGAGCGGTTCAACGACATGGTCGCGAGCGGGGAGCTGGCCGCGCCGGTCGTCATCGGCCGCGACCACCTCGACTGCGGTTCCGTCGCGTCCCCCTACCGCGAGACCGAGGCCATGCTCGACGGATCCGACGCGATCGCCGACTGGCCGCTGCTGAACGCCATGGTGAACGTCGCCTCCGGGGCGTCCTGGGTGTCGATCCACCACGGCGGCGGCGTCGGGATGGGCCGCTCGATCCACGCCGGGCAGGTCACGGTGGCGGACGGCACGGCGCTCGCCGGGGAGAAGATCCGCCGGGTGCTCACCAACGACCCCGGCATGGGCGTCATCCGGCACGTCGACGCCGGGTACGACATCGCGGAGTCGGTGGCGGGGGAGCGGGGCGTCCGCGTCCCGATGCGCGAGGGTGACGGCGCGTGA
- a CDS encoding allantoate amidohydrolase has protein sequence MSFHSMWAELLPVGRSSASGGYRRFAWTDADADCRAWFEDQARARGLAHEVDRNGNQWAWLGDPAARDAVVTGSHLDSVPDGGAFDGPLGVVSAFAALDELRGRDARLTRPLAIVNFGDEEGARFGLACVGSRLTAGQLTRAQAHLLTDGEGVTLPRAMEAAGYDPDAIGPDPERLARIGAFVELHVEQGRALDLSGDRVGLASAIWPHGRWRFDFRGEANHAGTTRLADRHDPMLSYAETVLAARREAELAGAVATFGKVAVEPNGVNAVPSLVRGWLDSRAEDQTRLDTVVGGIEKAARSHADAHGIDLDVVRESFTPVVEFDHALRDELARILGTDTDLTVPVLGTGAGHDAGILSGSIPTAMLFVRNPTGVSHSPAESASEDDCVAGVLALADVLEGLACR, from the coding sequence GTGAGTTTCCACAGCATGTGGGCGGAGCTGCTGCCGGTCGGCCGCAGCTCCGCGTCCGGCGGCTACCGCCGCTTCGCCTGGACGGACGCCGACGCCGACTGCCGCGCCTGGTTCGAGGACCAGGCCCGCGCGCGGGGCCTCGCCCACGAGGTCGACCGGAACGGCAACCAGTGGGCCTGGCTCGGCGACCCCGCCGCCCGGGACGCCGTCGTCACCGGCTCGCACCTCGATTCCGTGCCGGACGGCGGCGCCTTCGACGGCCCCCTCGGAGTCGTGTCCGCCTTCGCCGCGCTCGACGAGCTGCGCGGCAGGGACGCCCGCCTCACCCGGCCCCTCGCCATCGTGAACTTCGGCGACGAGGAGGGCGCCCGGTTCGGGCTCGCCTGCGTCGGGTCCCGGCTCACCGCCGGGCAGCTCACCCGCGCGCAGGCGCACCTGCTCACCGACGGCGAGGGCGTGACGCTGCCCCGGGCCATGGAGGCCGCCGGATACGACCCGGACGCCATCGGGCCGGACCCCGAACGGCTCGCCCGCATCGGCGCCTTCGTCGAACTGCACGTCGAACAGGGCCGGGCCCTGGACCTGTCCGGCGACCGGGTCGGCCTCGCCAGCGCGATCTGGCCGCACGGCCGGTGGCGGTTCGACTTCCGGGGCGAGGCCAACCACGCCGGCACCACCCGGCTCGCCGACCGGCACGACCCGATGCTGTCCTACGCCGAGACCGTCCTCGCCGCCCGGCGCGAGGCCGAACTCGCCGGAGCCGTCGCGACCTTCGGCAAGGTCGCCGTCGAGCCCAACGGCGTCAACGCCGTCCCCTCCCTCGTGCGCGGCTGGCTCGACTCCCGCGCCGAGGACCAGACGAGACTCGACACCGTGGTCGGCGGTATCGAGAAGGCCGCGCGGAGTCACGCGGACGCGCACGGCATCGACCTCGACGTCGTCCGTGAGTCCTTCACCCCCGTCGTCGAGTTCGACCACGCTCTGCGCGACGAACTCGCCCGCATCCTCGGCACGGACACCGACCTCACCGTCCCCGTCCTCGGCACCGGCGCCGGACACGACGCCGGGATCCTGTCCGGGAGCATCCCGACCGCCATGCTGTTCGTGCGCAACCCCACCGGCGTCTCCCACTCCCCGGCCGAGTCCGCGAGCGAGGACGACTGCGTGGCCGGGGTACTCGCACTCGCCGACGTACTGGAAGGACTGGCGTGCAGGTGA
- a CDS encoding formimidoylglutamate deiminase, translating into MQVTTAAPRTYWLEHAWLGDHVEPGVALDVADGRITAVRTGAPAPPPGAEVLRGLTLPGLANAHSHAFHRALRGAVQVGSGTFWTWREVMYATAARLTPDSYHALARAVYAEMALAGITAVGEFHYVHHAPGGTPYADPNAMGEALITAAAEAGIRITLLDTAYLSSGFGQPPTAHQLRFSDGDAEAWATRSSLLKDRNHARIGAAIHSVRAVPAEQLETVARWAEERRAPLHVHLSEQTAENEACREVHGCTPAQLLALHGVLGPRTTGVHNTHLTAEDISLLGGSGTGTCMCPTTERDLADGIGPAVALQNEGSPLCLGSDSHAVIDLLEEARAMELNERLRTRTRGHWTAAALLRAASGDGHTALGWEDAGALETGALADFTTLALDSVRTAGPPPRLGAETAVFAASAADVSHTVVGGRHVVRDGVHSLVPDVPRALADAVEALRG; encoded by the coding sequence GTGCAGGTGACGACAGCAGCCCCGCGGACGTACTGGCTGGAGCACGCCTGGCTCGGCGACCATGTCGAGCCGGGCGTGGCCCTCGACGTCGCGGACGGCCGCATCACCGCCGTCCGCACCGGCGCCCCCGCCCCGCCCCCCGGCGCCGAGGTGCTGCGCGGACTCACCCTGCCCGGTCTGGCCAACGCGCACAGCCATGCCTTCCACCGGGCCCTGCGGGGGGCCGTCCAGGTCGGCTCCGGCACCTTCTGGACCTGGCGCGAGGTCATGTACGCCACGGCCGCCCGGCTCACCCCGGACAGCTACCACGCCCTCGCCCGCGCCGTGTACGCCGAGATGGCACTGGCGGGTATCACGGCCGTCGGCGAGTTCCACTACGTCCACCACGCCCCCGGCGGCACCCCCTACGCCGACCCCAACGCCATGGGCGAGGCCCTCATCACGGCCGCCGCCGAAGCCGGCATCCGCATCACCCTCCTCGACACCGCCTACCTCTCCTCCGGCTTCGGGCAGCCCCCCACCGCCCACCAGCTCCGCTTCTCCGACGGGGACGCCGAGGCCTGGGCCACACGCTCTTCACTTCTCAAGGATCGGAATCACGCACGGATCGGGGCCGCGATCCACTCCGTACGGGCCGTGCCCGCCGAGCAGTTGGAGACCGTCGCACGGTGGGCCGAGGAACGGCGGGCCCCGCTCCATGTGCACCTGTCCGAGCAGACCGCCGAGAACGAGGCGTGCCGGGAGGTCCACGGCTGCACCCCGGCCCAGCTCCTCGCCCTGCACGGCGTCCTCGGACCGCGCACCACCGGCGTCCACAACACCCACCTCACCGCCGAGGACATCTCCCTCCTCGGCGGCAGCGGCACCGGCACCTGTATGTGCCCGACCACCGAGCGGGACCTCGCGGATGGCATCGGGCCGGCCGTCGCCCTGCAGAACGAGGGCTCCCCGCTCTGTCTCGGCTCCGACAGCCACGCCGTCATCGACCTGCTCGAAGAGGCGCGGGCCATGGAACTGAACGAGCGGCTGCGCACCCGCACCCGAGGTCACTGGACAGCGGCGGCCCTGCTGCGGGCGGCCTCGGGCGACGGCCACACCGCCCTCGGCTGGGAGGACGCGGGAGCCCTGGAGACCGGCGCGCTCGCCGACTTCACCACCCTCGCGCTCGACTCGGTCAGGACGGCAGGGCCGCCTCCGCGGCTCGGGGCCGAGACGGCCGTATTCGCTGCGTCGGCAGCAGACGTGTCGCATACGGTCGTGGGTGGTCGGCACGTCGTACGGGACGGGGTCCACTCCCTCGTACCGGACGTGCCGCGAGCCCTCGCGGACGCCGTCGAAGCCCTGCGGGGATGA
- the hutI gene encoding imidazolonepropionase, with the protein MSPGRPSARPASAPEPDPTADQATKDAMSNATTVSPAHSASTASTLITNIAALVTNDPSSGDGSPLGLVQDAAVVIEGDRVVWTGDQSKAPATDNRVDAEGRAVVPGFVDSHSHLVFAGDRTQEFNARMSGRPYSAGGIRTTVAATRAASDRELEANVTRYLAEALRQGTTTFETKSGYGLTVEDEARALRVAAAHTDEVTYLGAHIVAPEFAEDPAGYVALVTGEMLDACAPHARWIDVFCEKGAFDGDQARAILTAGKAKGLHPRIHANQLSYGPGVQLAVELDAASADHCTHLTDADVDALAGGRTVATLLPGAEFSTRAAWPDARRLLDAGVTVALSTDCNPGSSFTSSVPFCIALAVRDMGMTPDEAVWSATAGGAAALRRDDVGRLTPGAYADLTLLDAPSHVHLAYRPGVPLVSGVWRRGERVV; encoded by the coding sequence ATGAGCCCGGGCCGCCCGTCCGCGCGGCCCGCCTCCGCCCCCGAACCCGACCCCACCGCCGACCAGGCCACCAAGGACGCCATGAGCAACGCGACGACCGTCAGCCCCGCCCACTCCGCGAGCACCGCAAGCACGCTCATCACCAACATCGCAGCCCTGGTCACCAACGACCCCTCCTCCGGTGACGGTTCCCCCCTGGGACTGGTCCAGGACGCGGCCGTCGTCATCGAAGGCGACCGCGTCGTGTGGACCGGTGATCAAAGCAAAGCACCCGCCACTGACAACCGGGTCGACGCCGAAGGCCGGGCGGTCGTCCCGGGCTTCGTGGACTCCCACTCCCACCTCGTCTTCGCGGGCGACCGGACGCAGGAGTTCAACGCCCGGATGTCCGGGCGGCCGTACAGCGCCGGCGGCATCCGCACCACCGTCGCGGCCACGCGGGCGGCGAGCGACCGGGAACTCGAGGCCAACGTCACCCGTTACCTCGCCGAAGCCCTCCGCCAGGGCACCACCACGTTCGAGACCAAGTCCGGCTACGGCCTGACCGTCGAGGACGAGGCCCGCGCCCTGCGCGTCGCCGCCGCCCACACCGACGAGGTCACCTACCTCGGTGCCCACATCGTCGCCCCCGAGTTCGCGGAGGACCCGGCCGGCTACGTCGCCCTCGTCACCGGCGAGATGCTCGACGCCTGCGCCCCGCACGCCCGCTGGATCGACGTCTTCTGCGAGAAGGGCGCCTTCGACGGCGACCAGGCCCGCGCGATCCTCACCGCCGGCAAGGCGAAGGGCCTGCACCCCCGCATCCACGCCAACCAGCTGTCCTACGGCCCCGGTGTGCAGCTCGCGGTCGAGCTCGACGCGGCCAGCGCCGACCACTGCACCCACCTCACGGACGCGGACGTGGACGCCCTGGCCGGCGGCCGTACGGTCGCCACCCTGCTGCCCGGCGCCGAGTTCTCCACGCGGGCGGCATGGCCGGACGCGCGGCGTCTGCTGGACGCGGGCGTCACGGTCGCGCTGTCCACGGACTGCAACCCCGGCTCGTCCTTCACCTCGTCCGTGCCGTTCTGCATCGCCCTGGCCGTACGGGACATGGGGATGACCCCGGACGAGGCCGTGTGGTCGGCGACCGCGGGCGGTGCGGCGGCCCTGCGGCGCGACGACGTCGGCCGCCTCACCCCGGGCGCGTACGCGGACCTGACGCTCCTCGACGCCCCGAGCCACGTCCACCTGGCCTACCGGCCCGGCGTTCCGCTGGTCAGCGGGGTGTGGCGGCGCGGAGAGCGCGTGGTGTGA